In a single window of the Oncorhynchus nerka isolate Pitt River unplaced genomic scaffold, Oner_Uvic_2.0 unplaced_scaffold_1975, whole genome shotgun sequence genome:
- the LOC135567508 gene encoding uncharacterized protein LOC135567508, whose translation MPEETERVVKVDSEVTGSPATSTGVRPGEEYVMSYSLRGLALIFNQEYFSPELRLPHRHGTKADKNNLLRRYTHRVTQKDEQTDRFTQTDGRTLEELSFAVRPYDNLTRQEVLAVINDGKPQQKTFDLDLMKSLSLSLSLTHSLSLSHTLSLSLSLSVSLSLCLSLSVSLSTLSLSLSLSLSLSLTHTLSLSLSLSVSLSLCLSLYSLSLSVSLSLSPAVNWSHTEADCFLCVFLSHGENDCVFARDGKLSIRDLTHTFKGDRCPSLVGKPKIFIFQVGVCVCVCVVGKHVCVFQACRYANPVCLVQQLLFLGSINY comes from the exons atgccggaggaaacag AGCGGGTTGTCAAGGTGGACAGCGAGGTCACGGGGTCGCCTGCGACATCGACAG GTGTCAGACCCGGGGAGGAGTATGTGATGTCATACAGCCTAAGAGGGCTGGCCCTCATCTTCAACCAGGAATACTTCTCGCCAGAGCTCCGCCTCCCTCATCGCCATGGTACCAAAGCTGACAAGAACAACCTCTTGCGACGgtacacacacagagtcacacaaaaggacgaacagacagacagattcacacagacagatggacggac ACTAGAGGAGCTAAGTTTTGCTGTGAGGCCGTATGACAACCTGACCAGACAGGAGGTCCTGGCTGTCATAAACGATGGTAAACCACAACAAAAAACTTTTGATCTGGATTTAATGAAA tctctctctctctctctctctctcacacactctctctctctctcacacactctctctctctctctgtctctctctgtctctctctctctctgtctctctctctctgtctctctctctactctctctctctctctctctctctctctctctctctctctcacacacactctctctctctctctctctctctctgtctctctctctctctgtctctctctctactctctctctctctctgtctctctctctctctctccagctgtgaaCTGGAGCCATACGGAGGCAgattgtttcctgtgtgtgtttctgagccATGGGGAGAATGACTGCGTGTTCGCTAGAGACGGCAAACTCTCCATCCGAGACTTGACACACACCTTCAAAGGAGACCGCTGTCCTAGTCTGGTGGGCAAGCCCAAGATCTTCATCTTCcaggtaggagtgtgtgtgtgtgtgtgtgtggtgggtaaaCATGTTTGTGTGTTTCAGGCGTGTAGATATGCTAACCCAGTGTGTTTagtgcagcagctactcttcctggggtccattaactactga